From the Lepisosteus oculatus isolate fLepOcu1 chromosome 1, fLepOcu1.hap2, whole genome shotgun sequence genome, one window contains:
- the emx1 gene encoding homeobox protein EMX1, producing MFPPAAKRCFTIESLVAKESPLTAEEPIRPTALSYSNPTDAFMTGFQGQAGRSLYSGPELVFPETVNHPSLTVHPHQLGSSHLQHPHSFFGTQHRDPINFYPWVLRNRFFGHRFQGNDVSQDGLLLHGPFARKPKRIRTAFSPSQLLRLERAFEKNHYVVGAERKQLANSLSLSETQVKVWFQNRRTKYKRQKLEEEGPECQQKKKGTHHINRWRIATKQASSEDIDVTSDD from the exons ATGTTTCCGCCTGCAGCGAAGCGCTGTTTCACAATCGAGTCCTTGGTGGCCAAGGAAAGTCCTCTGACCGCCGAGGAACCCATCAGACCCACAGCTCTCAGCTACTCCAACCCAACAGATGCCTTCATGACGGGGTTCCAGGGCCAGGCGGGCAGGTCCCTGTACTCTGGTCCGGAGCTGGTCTTCCCCGAGACGGTGAACCACCCGTCTTTGACTGTGCACCCCCACCAGCTCGGGTCTTCGCATCTGCAGCACCCGCACTCGTTCTTCGGAACCCAGCACCGCGATCCCATTAACTTTTACCCTTGGGTTTTACGGAACCGATTTTTCGGACACAGATTTCAAG GAAATGATGTTTCCCAGGACGGGCTGTTGCTGCACGGCCCCTTTGCCAGGAAACCCAAACGGATCCGGACCGCCTTTTCCCCGTCTCAGCTCCTGCGGCTAGAGAGAGCCTTCGAGAAGAACCATTATGTGGTGGGGGCCGAGAGGAAGCAGCTAGCCAACAGCCTCAGCCTCTCCGAAACCCAG GTGAAGGTGTGGTTCCAGAACAGGAGGACCAAGTACAAGCGCCAGAAGCTGGAGGAGGAGGGCCCAGAGTGCCAGCAGAAGAAGAAGGGCACCCATCACATCAACAGGTGGAGAATCGCCACCAAACAGGCCAGCTCTGAGGACATTGACGTCACGTCCGATGACTAG